A stretch of DNA from Pseudomonadales bacterium:
GTTGAGGGCGGCATCGCCTGCATCGAAGTGACACTGCGAACTGATGCAGCGCTCGACGCGATCCAGGCAATCGCGGAGAAGGTGCCGGGGATGACCGTTGGGGCCGGTACGATAAAGACCGTCCAGGACATCGGTCGCGCCGTCAGTGCTGGCGCCCGCTTTCTCGTCTCACCGGGTACGACCACAGAACTACTGGACGAGGCAGAGAACTGGGAACCACCCCTCTTGCCCGGCGCAGCCACGGCGAGCGAATGCATGGCGCTCGAGCTGCGCGGCTACACGCGCATAAAGTGTTTCCCTGCCCATTCACCAACGGGCCTCGCTTTCATCTCAGCGATGGCGGGACCGATGCCTGCTCTCTCGTTTTGCCCTTCGGGTGGCGTGAACCTCGGGAATTT
This window harbors:
- the eda gene encoding bifunctional 4-hydroxy-2-oxoglutarate aldolase/2-dehydro-3-deoxy-phosphogluconate aldolase — protein: MRATSLLDAYRLVPVVALDAADQAVPLARALVEGGIACIEVTLRTDAALDAIQAIAEKVPGMTVGAGTIKTVQDIGRAVSAGARFLVSPGTTTELLDEAENWEPPLLPGAATASECMALELRGYTRIKCFPAHSPTGLAFISAMAGPMPALSFCPSGGVNLGNFREYLALPNVFAVSGSFLAPPDLIAAGAFDDITNLARQCTALLSAPDP